Proteins co-encoded in one Pseudoalteromonas sp. MEBiC 03607 genomic window:
- a CDS encoding hemolysin III family protein has translation MTEQLPYSRQEEQLNVLTHGMGVLFAVYVLWDLVSQSKAVSATVSAIVYGSSLLVLFLASTLYHASTKERIRAIYKKCDHCAIYLLIAGTYTPYLVISLSGAWSIAALVFIWSLALGGVAYKLLVKNTNKKVSLATYLLMGWFALALVYPLYLNLDLSALWWLLAGGIAYSLGTVFYSAKTRHYSHAIWHVFVLVGCVCHYLSISLYVY, from the coding sequence ATGACAGAACAACTCCCCTACTCACGCCAAGAAGAACAACTTAACGTGCTTACTCACGGCATGGGAGTCCTGTTTGCGGTATATGTACTGTGGGACTTAGTTTCACAATCTAAAGCTGTGTCAGCTACGGTAAGTGCCATCGTATATGGCTCAAGCCTACTAGTATTATTTTTAGCTTCTACTTTGTATCACGCAAGCACCAAGGAGCGTATACGGGCCATTTATAAAAAATGTGACCACTGTGCTATTTACTTGCTTATTGCGGGTACTTACACGCCTTATTTGGTTATTTCGTTATCAGGGGCATGGTCAATTGCAGCTTTGGTGTTTATTTGGTCTTTAGCACTTGGCGGCGTTGCGTATAAATTACTAGTCAAAAACACCAATAAAAAGGTCTCACTCGCTACCTATTTATTAATGGGTTGGTTTGCATTAGCGCTTGTTTACCCACTTTATTTAAACCTTGATTTAAGCGCTTTATGGTGGCTGCTAGCAGGTGGGATTGCTTACAGTTTAGGCACTGTGTTTTACAGTGCTAAAACTCGCCATTACAGCCATGCAATTTGGCATGTATTTGTGCTGGTTGGCTGTGTTTGCCACTACTTATCAATTAGTTTGTATGTTTATTAG
- a CDS encoding LON peptidase substrate-binding domain-containing protein, with product MKRAIFPLPVFILPEGFTKLRIFEQRYLTMVKEAVQDNTGFVLCTYQHDTDLNLPEIGCLMQITDFNQDDNGQLLIDVYAEHAVSIHNASQDKQQLRHADIEITTSPSWYVSTPINDENTLLSDTLRAVFANQPDLAGLYKTPQFDNLAWVAARWLEILPISLVKKQQLAYKSSFENLLSFLHTLINNEFTD from the coding sequence ATGAAGCGTGCGATTTTTCCTTTACCGGTTTTTATTTTACCTGAAGGGTTCACCAAGCTAAGAATCTTTGAGCAACGTTATTTAACAATGGTCAAAGAAGCTGTGCAAGATAATACAGGTTTTGTGCTTTGCACTTACCAACACGACACAGACCTTAACTTGCCCGAGATAGGTTGTTTAATGCAAATAACCGATTTCAATCAAGATGATAATGGCCAACTATTAATTGATGTTTATGCTGAACATGCGGTTTCTATTCACAACGCTAGTCAGGACAAGCAGCAGCTACGCCATGCTGACATCGAAATAACTACGTCACCTTCGTGGTATGTAAGCACGCCAATTAATGACGAAAACACCTTACTAAGTGACACACTTCGTGCTGTGTTTGCAAATCAGCCTGACTTAGCGGGTCTATATAAAACTCCACAATTTGATAACCTTGCTTGGGTCGCTGCTCGTTGGCTAGAGATCCTGCCTATATCGTTAGTTAAAAAACAACAACTTGCTTATAAATCTAGCTTTGAAAACTTGCTAAGTTTCCTCCATACTCTAATTAACAACGAATTTACTGATTAA
- the phrB gene encoding deoxyribodipyrimidine photo-lyase has product MNTLFWFRRDLRLFNNDALYLAIENGCENAVFFITEKQWQKHDVAAIQLDLLKRRLGFLGELLASKGIKLHVIDAVDYDGCVEKLASFCEQHQVKNVYANNEYELNEVNRDKAFLQHADSKNIAFYAYDGDVIAPPGSIKNQSGEMFKVFTPFKNAWLKAYQDTHFYFAEPPKMFEAIEWQPNELLDSDGCSEKWPVDDDTLSHVCARFIEEKLATYQDQRDIPSIKGTSGLSPYLALGIVSVQQLLALIQQRHPDVLRSSKSNLFCWVNELIWREFYRHLIAIYPNLSKYDNFNDKYNAVKWRDDESDFKAWCEGKTGYPLVDAAMRQLLQTGWMHNRLRMVVASFLTKHLLIDWRKGERFFMQHLIDGDLASNNGGWQWAASTGCDAQPYFRIFNPITQSERFDPDGEFIRKYLPELEKVPAKQIHFPHDYLAKQGKSSSYWPAIVDHKAARERALNAFKV; this is encoded by the coding sequence ATGAACACTTTATTTTGGTTTAGGCGCGATTTGCGCCTTTTTAATAACGATGCACTGTATCTGGCAATCGAAAATGGTTGCGAGAATGCAGTTTTTTTTATTACTGAAAAGCAATGGCAAAAACATGATGTAGCAGCTATACAGCTTGATTTACTAAAGCGTAGGCTTGGCTTTTTAGGTGAGCTTTTAGCCAGTAAAGGTATTAAATTACATGTCATTGATGCGGTTGATTACGATGGGTGCGTTGAAAAATTAGCGTCATTTTGTGAGCAACATCAGGTAAAAAATGTATACGCTAACAACGAATATGAGCTTAACGAAGTAAACCGTGATAAAGCGTTTTTACAGCATGCTGACAGTAAAAATATTGCTTTTTATGCATACGACGGCGATGTAATTGCGCCACCGGGAAGCATCAAAAATCAAAGCGGCGAAATGTTTAAAGTATTCACGCCATTTAAAAATGCATGGCTTAAAGCTTATCAAGACACCCACTTTTATTTTGCTGAGCCGCCTAAGATGTTCGAGGCCATTGAATGGCAGCCAAATGAGTTATTAGACTCAGACGGCTGCTCAGAAAAATGGCCTGTTGATGATGATACCCTCAGCCACGTTTGCGCACGCTTTATTGAAGAAAAGCTAGCAACCTATCAAGACCAGCGTGATATCCCAAGCATTAAAGGCACTTCGGGATTAAGCCCATATTTAGCCTTGGGTATTGTTAGCGTTCAGCAATTATTGGCACTCATTCAGCAGCGCCATCCTGATGTACTACGTAGCAGCAAAAGTAACTTATTTTGTTGGGTTAACGAATTGATTTGGCGTGAGTTTTATCGTCACCTTATCGCGATTTATCCAAACCTAAGTAAATACGACAACTTCAATGATAAATACAACGCTGTGAAATGGCGTGATGATGAGAGCGACTTTAAAGCGTGGTGCGAAGGTAAAACAGGCTACCCACTAGTTGATGCTGCAATGAGGCAGTTACTGCAAACTGGTTGGATGCATAATCGTTTACGCATGGTGGTCGCAAGCTTTTTAACTAAGCACTTATTAATTGATTGGCGTAAAGGCGAGCGCTTTTTTATGCAGCACCTTATAGACGGCGACCTTGCCTCTAACAACGGTGGCTGGCAATGGGCTGCAAGTACGGGATGTGATGCTCAGCCGTATTTTCGAATTTTCAATCCAATCACCCAAAGTGAGCGATTTGATCCAGATGGTGAATTTATCCGTAAATATCTACCAGAGTTGGAAAAAGTACCTGCAAAGCAAATCCATTTTCCGCATGATTATTTAGCGAAACAGGGTAAGTCGAGCAGTTATTGGCCAGCAATTGTTGATCATAAAGCCGCGCGAGAGCGAGCGCTAAACGCATTTAAGGTGTGA
- a CDS encoding MGMT family protein, with translation MQQATKEDLIYTIICAIPAGKVASYGQVAKLAGYPNNARLVGRLLKVMPEGSRIPWHRVVNSQGKISFPEGSNKHLEQRQKLLSEGVTFNKAKINMRLHQWH, from the coding sequence GTGCAGCAGGCAACTAAAGAAGATTTAATTTATACCATTATTTGCGCCATTCCAGCGGGAAAAGTAGCCAGTTATGGGCAAGTTGCAAAGCTTGCAGGTTATCCTAATAACGCAAGGTTAGTAGGGCGGTTATTGAAAGTGATGCCTGAAGGTTCACGTATTCCGTGGCATCGAGTAGTAAATAGCCAGGGCAAAATATCGTTTCCAGAGGGTAGCAATAAACATCTTGAGCAACGACAAAAACTACTCAGTGAAGGCGTTACCTTTAACAAGGCCAAAATTAATATGCGCTTGCATCAGTGGCACTAA
- a CDS encoding DUF1365 domain-containing protein, with translation MNSAIYVGDVRHRRFAVKKHHFKYPLYMMWVDLAQPEELNDIHPWLGCSGFKALKFKQSDYFNFQTNMQLSVQQRALAKIAELGVNQTFTKVYMLGQLRCMGIYFSPVNFFFYQSNDGNFTHMLAEVSNTPWNERHYYVVPLEKKVNFKKVFSVSPFMNLDMNYYWHIRMNPDNTMIHIENKKDDTLLFDATLRLQKHPLNKERMSAVLKQFPAMTLSIFKGIYIHALKLFCKRVPFIGHSGKQEN, from the coding sequence TTGAATAGCGCCATTTATGTCGGTGACGTAAGACACCGACGTTTTGCAGTTAAAAAACATCATTTCAAATACCCACTTTACATGATGTGGGTCGATTTAGCTCAGCCTGAAGAACTTAATGACATTCACCCATGGCTGGGCTGTTCAGGCTTTAAAGCTCTAAAGTTTAAACAAAGCGATTATTTTAATTTTCAGACAAACATGCAGCTATCAGTACAGCAACGTGCGCTCGCCAAGATAGCTGAATTAGGCGTAAATCAAACCTTTACTAAAGTGTATATGCTTGGGCAACTTCGTTGTATGGGAATATATTTCAGTCCTGTTAACTTTTTTTTCTACCAAAGTAATGATGGTAATTTCACGCATATGCTTGCTGAAGTAAGTAATACTCCGTGGAATGAACGTCATTATTATGTCGTGCCGCTCGAAAAAAAAGTGAACTTTAAAAAGGTTTTTTCCGTATCACCTTTCATGAACTTAGATATGAACTATTATTGGCATATCAGAATGAATCCTGATAACACCATGATTCATATTGAAAATAAAAAAGACGACACACTCTTGTTTGACGCAACGCTACGTTTACAAAAGCATCCACTCAATAAAGAGAGGATGAGTGCGGTGCTCAAGCAGTTTCCAGCAATGACGTTGAGTATATTCAAAGGTATTTATATTCACGCGCTGAAACTATTTTGTAAACGTGTGCCATTTATTGGTCATTCGGGCAAACAAGAGAATTAA
- a CDS encoding SDR family NAD(P)-dependent oxidoreductase: MTTLITGATSGIGESLAKLYADNNEHVIACGRNTEKLAKLSQHQNIESCQFDATDLQDIRSSTVAYTQFDRVILNAGNCEYIDDARNFDSSLFERVITTNLLSMGYCLEALLPKIKPGGQLVIVSSSVTYLPLPRSQAYGASKAGVSYLANSLAVDLKDVDVTLVHPGFVKTPLTDKNDFPMPMAVSAEKAANYIYKGVAKRRKEVHFPHRFTFILKFLRMLPTPLWLKLAKGLSR; the protein is encoded by the coding sequence ATGACAACATTAATTACAGGCGCAACTTCAGGTATTGGCGAGTCATTAGCAAAGCTATACGCAGACAATAATGAGCATGTGATTGCATGCGGCAGGAACACAGAAAAGCTTGCTAAATTGAGCCAACATCAAAACATTGAGTCTTGCCAATTTGATGCAACAGACCTTCAGGATATACGTTCGAGCACAGTCGCCTATACACAATTCGATCGTGTCATTTTAAATGCAGGCAATTGTGAATATATTGATGATGCTCGTAATTTTGATAGCAGTTTATTCGAACGTGTGATCACCACTAATCTACTCAGTATGGGCTATTGCCTTGAGGCATTACTGCCAAAGATAAAACCCGGTGGTCAGCTGGTGATTGTAAGCTCTAGTGTGACTTACTTACCGCTACCGCGCAGCCAGGCTTATGGCGCGTCTAAAGCCGGTGTAAGTTATTTAGCTAATAGCTTAGCGGTTGATTTAAAAGATGTTGATGTGACTTTAGTTCACCCTGGTTTTGTTAAAACGCCGCTGACTGATAAAAACGACTTTCCAATGCCAATGGCGGTGAGTGCTGAAAAAGCGGCAAATTATATTTATAAAGGGGTCGCGAAAAGGCGCAAAGAAGTGCACTTTCCGCACCGTTTTACCTTCATTTTGAAATTTTTAAGAATGCTTCCTACGCCACTTTGGCTGAAGCTTGCAAAAGGATTATCACGTTGA
- a CDS encoding cyclopropane-fatty-acyl-phospholipid synthase family protein — protein sequence MEKVSNLTETQATGWVAKLYKKLVIGAFNSIKIGRITLIEGNDRTQFGDTSSDIHATVTVNDAAMYKLFALSGSVGAGEAYILGFWDCDNLTKLIEIFALNQDELDAFEKKFAFFSGIAHRLNHFRNRNSAQGSKKNIAAHYDLGNDLYSAFLSDEMLYSCAVYPSKQATLEQAQDHKLALICEQVDLQPGDSVIEIGTGWGAFAIYAATHFDCHVTTTTISDEQYAYVEEKVKELNLEHKITLLKQDYRLLEGKYDKLVSIEMIEAVGHEYLPGFFAKCHSLLKDSGAMLIQAITIADQRYSHYLKNSDFIQQYIFPGGCLPCLDEMNKQIKQQTDMVVHSVKDIGVHYARTLADWRERFVASWPEIDKVKFDQRFYRLWLFYLAYCEGAFRTRAISTVHLVARKPRFGHSDDGIALDY from the coding sequence ATGGAAAAAGTATCAAATTTGACTGAGACTCAAGCAACAGGTTGGGTGGCAAAACTATACAAAAAATTAGTAATAGGTGCATTTAATAGCATCAAAATTGGTCGCATTACTTTAATTGAAGGAAATGACCGTACACAATTTGGTGATACATCCAGTGATATACACGCCACTGTTACAGTTAACGATGCAGCTATGTACAAATTGTTTGCATTGTCAGGAAGCGTGGGCGCTGGTGAAGCCTACATTCTAGGTTTCTGGGATTGTGATAACCTTACTAAATTAATTGAAATATTTGCCCTAAACCAAGACGAGCTTGATGCTTTTGAGAAAAAATTCGCTTTTTTTAGTGGTATAGCTCATCGCTTAAACCATTTTAGAAATCGAAATTCAGCTCAAGGTTCTAAGAAAAATATCGCAGCGCATTATGACTTAGGTAACGACCTTTATAGTGCATTTTTAAGTGATGAAATGTTGTATTCATGTGCCGTGTACCCTTCAAAACAAGCCACTCTTGAACAAGCCCAAGATCACAAACTGGCATTAATTTGTGAGCAAGTTGATTTACAGCCAGGTGACTCAGTTATTGAGATTGGCACAGGGTGGGGCGCCTTTGCGATTTACGCGGCAACGCATTTTGACTGCCATGTAACGACTACAACTATTTCAGATGAGCAATATGCCTATGTTGAAGAAAAAGTTAAAGAGCTAAATCTTGAGCATAAAATCACCTTATTAAAGCAGGATTACCGTCTCTTAGAGGGCAAATACGACAAGCTCGTGTCTATTGAAATGATTGAAGCTGTTGGGCATGAGTATTTACCAGGCTTTTTTGCCAAATGTCACTCTTTGTTGAAAGACAGCGGCGCAATGCTGATCCAAGCCATTACCATTGCTGATCAACGTTATAGTCATTACCTGAAAAACTCTGACTTCATTCAGCAGTATATCTTCCCGGGTGGTTGTCTCCCTTGCTTAGACGAAATGAATAAGCAAATTAAACAGCAAACTGACATGGTGGTACATAGTGTAAAAGATATTGGTGTTCACTATGCAAGAACATTGGCTGATTGGCGAGAGCGCTTTGTTGCCAGCTGGCCTGAAATTGATAAAGTTAAGTTTGATCAGCGCTTTTATCGTTTATGGTTGTTTTACCTAGCCTATTGTGAAGGTGCATTTAGAACTCGTGCAATAAGCACTGTGCACCTCGTAGCCCGTAAACCGCGATTTGGACACTCTGACGATGGCATTGCGCTCGATTATTAA
- a CDS encoding FAD-dependent oxidoreductase: MKKVAVIGSGIAGLSCAHLLHKHYDVTVFEKNDYIGGHTATIDVKVDGVEYAVDTGFIVFNDRTYPYFEKLLKRLGVERQKTQMSFSVHNEQTGFEYNGHTFWSLFAQKRNIFRPKFWKLLKDIVRFNEVCKSLHAQQNYKANQTLGEFLDEHDFNEFFRFHYILPMGAAIWSTSIKEMAQVGVEFFVKFFYNHGLLDITNRPQWYVIPGGSREYIKPMIQGFADKIRLNSNISSVSRKDDSVHVHFDDGHSEIFDKVVFACHSDQALKLLLDPSEDEKNVLSAIPYTANSVVLHTDTALLPKRKAAWASWNYLLNNNTDKAAVVTYQMNILQGIQSDTQFCVTLNHLDGINKDKILREFTYHHPVFNKESIAAQQQKSLIDGKNNSYFCGAYWYNGFHEDGVRSAVNVAKQLGVEFE, translated from the coding sequence TTGAAAAAAGTGGCTGTTATTGGATCTGGCATAGCGGGTTTAAGCTGTGCGCACCTATTGCATAAGCACTACGATGTAACCGTATTTGAGAAAAACGACTACATAGGTGGCCATACTGCAACCATTGACGTAAAGGTTGATGGCGTTGAATACGCTGTAGACACAGGTTTTATTGTATTTAACGACCGCACTTACCCATATTTTGAAAAATTACTTAAGCGTTTGGGTGTCGAGCGTCAGAAAACTCAAATGAGCTTTAGTGTGCATAACGAACAAACCGGCTTTGAATATAACGGTCATACATTTTGGAGCTTGTTCGCACAAAAGCGTAATATCTTTCGTCCTAAGTTTTGGAAACTCTTAAAAGACATAGTGCGCTTCAATGAAGTGTGTAAATCATTGCATGCACAACAAAACTACAAGGCCAATCAAACATTAGGCGAATTTTTGGATGAGCATGACTTTAACGAGTTCTTTCGCTTCCATTATATTTTGCCGATGGGCGCTGCTATTTGGTCAACCAGTATTAAAGAAATGGCACAAGTTGGCGTAGAGTTTTTTGTTAAGTTCTTTTATAACCACGGTTTGCTGGATATCACTAATCGTCCGCAGTGGTATGTTATTCCGGGTGGCTCTCGCGAATACATTAAACCCATGATCCAAGGCTTCGCTGATAAAATTCGTTTAAATAGCAATATCAGCTCGGTATCTCGAAAAGATGACAGTGTTCACGTTCATTTTGATGATGGTCATAGCGAAATATTCGACAAAGTGGTGTTTGCTTGCCATTCTGATCAGGCTTTAAAGTTATTACTTGACCCAAGTGAAGACGAAAAGAATGTACTTTCAGCCATTCCTTATACTGCTAATTCAGTGGTTTTACATACTGATACAGCGTTGTTGCCAAAACGCAAGGCAGCTTGGGCTAGCTGGAACTATTTGTTGAATAACAACACAGACAAAGCGGCTGTTGTGACTTATCAAATGAATATTCTGCAAGGTATTCAAAGCGACACGCAATTTTGTGTAACCCTCAACCACCTTGACGGTATCAATAAAGATAAAATTTTACGCGAGTTTACCTACCACCATCCGGTATTTAATAAAGAATCGATTGCCGCACAGCAGCAAAAGTCATTAATCGACGGCAAAAATAATAGCTATTTCTGTGGCGCTTATTGGTATAACGGCTTTCATGAAGATGGTGTAAGAAGTGCGGTCAACGTGGCAAAGCAGCTTGGGGTTGAATTTGAATAG
- a CDS encoding LysR family transcriptional regulator — MNLNQLVILDAIVQSASLSQAAIKLHKTQPALTLAIKKLESELGFELLDRSQYRLHLTEKGRIFYREARQLLNANSELSSLAKELALGNEANYKICYEQLCHQPSYNQVISETFQRFASTEFSISSGKRFVSLEQVNSHQADLGIGPWFDLFHATGDLESLPIGKFDIGIVSAPNVVPSKISFADIQNYPCLAMFESDLSFDSDRLSYTLGSALMKIDDITSVKSFLLSGAGWAMISLQHCQAEIEAGLLQQIKITDREHQFGAEIRVFRQHSVHHGPVARAIWQDFSEVSKQYLESSRAAGN; from the coding sequence ATGAACCTAAATCAACTCGTTATTTTAGATGCAATTGTACAGAGTGCTAGTTTGAGCCAAGCCGCTATAAAACTTCATAAAACCCAACCTGCACTAACACTGGCGATAAAAAAACTCGAATCTGAGCTGGGGTTTGAGCTTTTAGACCGTAGCCAGTATCGCTTACATCTTACTGAAAAAGGCCGTATTTTTTATCGTGAGGCACGTCAGTTACTTAACGCAAACAGTGAACTGAGCTCGCTTGCTAAAGAGTTGGCGCTAGGAAATGAAGCTAATTATAAAATTTGCTACGAGCAACTTTGCCACCAACCTAGTTACAATCAAGTCATAAGTGAAACCTTCCAACGTTTTGCTAGTACTGAGTTTAGTATTTCTTCAGGTAAACGCTTTGTATCCCTTGAACAAGTAAACAGTCATCAAGCGGACTTAGGGATTGGGCCTTGGTTTGACCTGTTCCATGCAACAGGGGATCTTGAAAGTTTGCCTATAGGTAAATTTGATATCGGTATAGTCAGCGCACCTAATGTGGTACCTAGTAAAATTAGCTTTGCTGATATTCAAAATTACCCATGCTTGGCTATGTTTGAGAGTGACTTGAGTTTCGATAGTGATAGGTTGTCTTATACATTGGGCTCTGCATTAATGAAAATTGACGATATAACCAGTGTAAAGTCGTTTTTACTGTCTGGTGCGGGTTGGGCGATGATTAGTTTGCAACATTGCCAAGCTGAGATTGAAGCCGGTTTGTTGCAGCAAATAAAAATTACTGACCGTGAACACCAGTTTGGCGCTGAAATACGCGTTTTTAGGCAGCACTCTGTCCATCATGGTCCTGTTGCGAGAGCAATTTGGCAAGATTTTAGCGAAGTCAGCAAACAGTATTTGGAGTCTAGTCGTGCAGCAGGCAACTAA
- a CDS encoding DUF523 and DUF1722 domain-containing protein, translating into MQQSTIKIGLSACLAGDKVRFDSGHKKSNFCMDELANHVEYKKFCPEVAVGLPIPRPTIRQVRVGDTIKVCRPDGTGDVGPKLTEYGKRVATEQTAELSGFVFCAKSPSCGMERIKIYNEAGTGNTSEGVGFFAEQIMAHNPLLPCEENGRLNDMHLRENFVMRVYTYKHWQTLCEQPLTVHRLTQFHAQYKYLLMAHNYEAYRSLGNLLGTFDGEDIQALADEYILGLMTALKKPASRKNNANTLMHLQGYFKKSLSKIEKQELRDAIDEYRKGLVPLYVPLTLIKHHLKVHPNEYLAKQVYLDPYPNELKLRYGI; encoded by the coding sequence ATGCAGCAATCGACAATTAAAATTGGTTTAAGCGCCTGTTTAGCAGGCGACAAAGTTCGCTTTGACAGTGGACACAAAAAATCTAATTTTTGCATGGATGAGTTGGCTAACCATGTTGAGTATAAAAAGTTTTGCCCTGAAGTAGCGGTAGGGTTGCCAATCCCTAGACCAACGATTCGCCAAGTGCGAGTTGGCGACACCATTAAAGTGTGCCGTCCTGATGGTACTGGCGATGTTGGCCCTAAACTAACAGAATATGGTAAACGAGTGGCAACAGAGCAAACCGCTGAGTTAAGCGGCTTTGTGTTTTGTGCCAAAAGCCCTAGTTGCGGTATGGAACGTATTAAAATCTACAACGAAGCGGGTACAGGTAACACCTCAGAAGGTGTCGGCTTTTTTGCAGAGCAAATAATGGCACACAATCCATTGTTGCCTTGTGAAGAAAACGGCCGTTTAAACGATATGCATCTTCGCGAAAACTTTGTTATGCGCGTTTATACCTACAAGCATTGGCAAACACTATGTGAGCAGCCACTCACAGTTCATAGATTGACCCAGTTCCATGCTCAATATAAGTATTTATTGATGGCACATAATTACGAAGCTTACCGTAGTTTAGGGAATTTACTGGGCACCTTTGATGGTGAAGATATCCAAGCCTTGGCAGATGAATATATTCTAGGGTTAATGACAGCCCTCAAAAAACCAGCTTCTCGCAAAAATAATGCAAATACCTTGATGCATTTACAGGGTTATTTCAAAAAGTCACTTTCTAAAATAGAAAAGCAAGAACTAAGAGATGCAATCGACGAATACCGTAAAGGTCTCGTACCACTTTATGTTCCACTGACATTAATTAAGCATCATTTAAAAGTTCACCCAAATGAATACTTGGCGAAACAAGTTTATCTAGACCCCTATCCGAACGAATTAAAACTACGCTACGGAATTTAA
- a CDS encoding sigma-70 family RNA polymerase sigma factor codes for MVSQQLQTGCKPNTGQYSAMPDTPSKELADALFAVATHRDKRAFAILFQYFSPKIKRFGIKQFGSEAQAMELVQETLTSVWRKAHLYHKEKGAATTWVYTVMRNASFDMLRKMKSSKEECISEDIWPLIDEAQPGQHEFSDHLEDKQIKQYLDKLPLAQREVVRGVYFQDMSQEQLAEHLNIPVGTVKSRLRLALQKLRNEMGDHHD; via the coding sequence ATGGTAAGTCAACAACTTCAAACAGGTTGTAAACCTAACACAGGTCAATACTCTGCCATGCCAGATACACCAAGCAAAGAGCTTGCTGATGCATTATTTGCTGTTGCTACGCACCGTGATAAACGTGCGTTTGCAATACTTTTCCAATATTTCTCACCAAAAATTAAACGTTTTGGGATAAAGCAGTTCGGCTCTGAAGCACAAGCAATGGAATTAGTTCAAGAAACGTTAACCTCAGTTTGGCGTAAAGCACATCTTTACCATAAAGAGAAAGGGGCGGCGACGACATGGGTTTATACCGTGATGCGTAACGCGTCTTTCGACATGCTCAGAAAAATGAAGAGCAGTAAAGAAGAGTGTATCAGTGAAGATATTTGGCCTCTAATTGATGAAGCCCAGCCGGGTCAACACGAATTTAGTGATCACTTAGAAGATAAACAAATTAAACAATACCTTGATAAACTACCACTTGCACAACGTGAAGTCGTGCGTGGCGTTTACTTTCAAGATATGTCGCAAGAGCAACTTGCTGAACATTTAAATATTCCCGTAGGCACAGTGAAGTCACGTCTTCGCTTAGCCTTGCAGAAGTTACGCAATGAAATGGGAGATCACCATGATTAA
- a CDS encoding nuclear transport factor 2 family protein → MDKAILDRFIDVYQTLNKDNLQLLDEIYHPDIHFADPLHAVNGLGELREYFKNLYANVISCEFVIEDSYVTENTQSKDDTAFIYWTMQYRHPKLNKGQAISVAGHSRLKFAGDKIINHRDYFDVGAMLYRHIPVLGSAVKFIDKRASA, encoded by the coding sequence ATGGACAAGGCAATCCTTGATAGATTTATTGATGTTTATCAAACACTCAATAAAGACAATTTGCAGCTACTGGATGAAATCTATCATCCAGATATTCACTTTGCAGATCCCTTGCATGCGGTAAATGGTCTTGGGGAGCTACGTGAGTATTTCAAAAACCTCTATGCTAACGTTATATCTTGTGAATTTGTTATTGAAGACAGCTATGTTACTGAAAATACTCAGAGCAAAGATGATACCGCGTTCATCTACTGGACCATGCAATACCGTCATCCCAAGCTCAATAAAGGGCAAGCAATCTCGGTTGCAGGTCATAGCCGTTTAAAGTTTGCTGGTGATAAAATAATTAATCATCGCGATTATTTTGACGTAGGCGCTATGCTTTACAGGCATATCCCTGTACTTGGCTCGGCTGTTAAATTTATTGATAAAAGGGCGAGTGCATAA
- a CDS encoding ChrR family anti-sigma-E factor → MIKHHPSNELLAKFSEGNLPATLSVAVAIHVEMCPVCQKELAALEAKNADDIFIESANDMDDMFDKTLFDAIIADESIDEVYEQAQVSVDVKDKTYTLPRALTRIGHSNFMQIGKLARSRIDLDDGPLRASLLHIDAGGEIPEHTHTGFELTLLLDGEFSDEDGHYVPGDFMMLDGRHNHTPKTIEGCLCFTVVSSALHFNKGISKLLNPIGNLIY, encoded by the coding sequence ATGATTAAGCACCATCCTAGCAACGAATTACTTGCCAAGTTCAGTGAAGGTAATTTACCTGCCACTTTGAGTGTTGCAGTCGCTATTCATGTTGAAATGTGTCCTGTGTGCCAAAAAGAGTTAGCCGCGCTTGAGGCAAAAAATGCTGACGACATATTTATCGAATCTGCTAATGATATGGATGATATGTTCGATAAAACTCTTTTTGATGCCATCATAGCTGACGAGTCAATTGATGAGGTATACGAGCAAGCACAGGTATCGGTTGATGTTAAAGATAAAACCTACACATTACCTAGAGCACTTACGCGTATTGGCCACAGTAACTTTATGCAAATAGGTAAACTTGCCCGCTCTCGCATTGATTTAGACGACGGCCCATTACGAGCAAGTCTATTGCACATTGATGCGGGTGGTGAAATACCTGAGCACACACATACGGGTTTTGAGCTAACTTTATTATTAGATGGTGAGTTTAGTGATGAAGACGGACACTATGTACCAGGTGACTTTATGATGTTAGATGGTCGCCACAATCACACGCCAAAAACAATTGAAGGGTGCTTGTGCTTTACAGTTGTTAGTAGTGCCCTACACTTCAATAAAGGTATTAGTAAATTACTAAATCCAATTGGTAATCTAATCTATTAG